The window CTGGTACTGGCGGACGAAATCAACCGCGCCCCGGCCAAGGTGCAATCGGCGCTGCTCGAAGCCATGGCCGAACGTCAGGTCAGCGTCGGACGCAGCACCTACGAGCTATCGCCGCTGTTTCTGGTGATGGCCACGCAGAACCCGATCGAGCAGGAAGGCACTTACCCGCTGCCGGAAGCCCAGCTCGACCGTTTCCTGATGCACGTGAAAATCGGTTTCCCGGACGCTGCCGTCGAACGCCGCATCCTCCAGCAGGCCCGTGGCGAAGCGCTGAACGGCGAGACCAAGCCCGAGCGCCGGGTCAGCCAGCAGGCGATCTTCGCCGCGCGCAAGGAAATCCTCGGTCTGTACATGGCCGACGCCGTGGAGGAATACCTGGTGCAACTGGTCATGGCCACGCGCACCCCGGCCAAGTTCGACCCGGAGATGGCCGAGTGGATCGCTTACGGCGCCAGCCCGCGCGGCTCGATCGCCCTCGACCGCTGCGCCCGCGCCCACGCCTGGCTGGCCGGTCGCGACTTCGTCAGCCCGGAAGACATCCAAGCGGTGCTGTTCGACGTGTTGCGTCACCGCATCATTCTGTCGTTTGAAGCCGAAGCCGCCGGCATCGATCAGGATCGGGTGGTGCAGCGGATTCTCGACGTCGTAGCCGTCGCTTGACCCCCATGAACGCCCCTCTGCCGTCCGAACCGGGCATCCGCGTCAGCCTCGCCGAGCTGATCGAGATGCGCCACCGGGTGCGCGAAGTGCAGCTGTTTTCCACGCCAAGTCAGCGCAGCCCGCTGATCGGCCTGCATCACTCGAAATTCCGTGGTCGCGGGGTCGACTTCGATCAGGTGCGGGTCTATCAGGCCGGCGACGACGTGCGCACCATCGACTGGCGGGTGACTGCACGCACGCAAGAACCACACACCAAGCTGTTCCATGAGGAACGCGAGCGGCCGATTTTCATCATGGTCGAGCAAAGCACGCGGCTGTTTTTCGGCTCCGGGCTGATGTTCAAATCGGTGCTGGCGGCGCAAGCGGCGGCGTTGATCGGTTGGGCCGCGCTTGGCCATAACGATCGCGTTGGCGGGCTGGTGTTCGGCGACAACGAGCACTACGAAATCAAGCCACGGCGCAGCAAACAAAGCCTGCTGCAATTGCTCAACCGCTTGGTGAAGGTCAATCAGTCGCTGCACAGCGAGCGTGAGCCGGATCGCGATGCGTTTGGCGTTGCCCTGCGCCGTGCCCGTGAGGTGCTGCGCCCGGGCAGTCTGGTAATCGTGATTTGTGATGAGCGTGCGCTGTCCGACAGCGCCGAGCAGCAACTGAGCCTGCTGTCGCGTCACTGCGACCTGCTGATGCTGCCGTTGTCCGATCCGCTCGATCACGCCCTGCCCGCTGCCGGGCTTTTAAGATTCGCCGAACGCGGCGCGCAACTGGAACTCGACACCCTCAACTTCGACCTGCGCCAGACCTATCGCGCTCAGGCCGAAGCGCGAATCGCCCGTTGGGAATTGCTCGCGCAGAAGTTGCGGGTGCTGCTGATGCCGCTGAGCACGCAGAGTGAAATGGTCGAGCAGATGCGCGAGTTCCTCAATCCGCAGCGCCCGGGGAAAGGTCGATGAACGGCCTCGAACAACTGCAACCGCTTATCTCGCCGCCACCGATTGCCTTCTGGCCACCGGCGCCGGGCTGGTGGCTGCTGCTTCTGTTGCTGCCGCTGCTCGGTTTCGCCGTGTGGCGCCTGCGGCGTTTCATTCCGATGAAGAAACGCCCGATCGTCCGCGCCGAACAACCGCTCGACCCGGTGCGCATCGCCGCCCTCGCCGAACTGGCGCAGATGCCCAAACCTTACGACGGCGCCCCGGCCGGGGCGTGGCTGCAACAGCTCAACGGCCTGCTCAAGCGCTTGTGCCGCAACCACTATCCCTACAGCCAGAGCCACACACTCAATGGCCGTAAATGGCTGGCGTTCCTCGACAACCGCTGCCCGGCCGCCGGCCTGACACGCTGGATGGTGCTGGTCGAAGGCGCGTACAAACCGGAATGCAAACTCGACGACAAAGCCATCGCCGGCCTGACCCAAGCCGTCGACACGTGGATTCGCAAACATGTTTGAGTTCGCTTGGCCGTGGATTTTCGCGCTGTTGCCGCTGCCGTGGTTGATGCGCCTTGTATTGCCGGTGGCCGACAGCGGCGAGCCCGCGCTGAAAGTCAGTTTCCTCTCCGACCTTGAAGGCCTCGCCCGCCGTCGCGCCCGCGCCAACCTGCCGGCGTGGCGCCAACAGGCACCGTTCATGCTGCTGTGGCTGCTGCTGTTGATCGCTGCTGCGCGTCCGCAATGGCTCGGTGAGCCGCTGCCGATTGCGGCCAGTGGGCGTGATCTGTTGGTTGCCGTCGACGTGTCCGGTTCGATGGACTTCCCCGACATGCAATGGCAGGACGAAGACGTCAGCCGACTGAATCTTGTGCAGCACTTGCTCGGCGATTTCCTCGAAAGCCGTGACGGCGACCGCGTCGGCTTGATCCTGTTCGGCAGTCAGGCCTATCTGCAGGCGCCGCTGACCTTCGACCGCCACACCGTGCGCGTCTGGCTCGACGAAGCGCGCATCGGCATTGCCGGCAAGAACACCGCCATTGGCGATGCCATCGGTCTGGCCCTGAAACGCCTGCGCATGCGCCCGGCGCAAAGTCGCGTGCTGATTCTGGTCACCGACGGCGCCAACAATGGCGGTGAAATCGATCCACTGACCGCGGCAAAACTGGCGGCGAGTGAAGGCGTGAAGATCTACCCGATCGGCATTGGCGCCAACCCGGAAGAAAGTGGCTCCACAGCGCTGCTCGGGGTCAACCCGAGCCTTGATCTCGACGAGCCGGCGCTCAAAGCCATCGCCGAAGTAACCGGCGGCCAGTATTTCCGCGCCCACGACGGCAAAGAGCTGCAAGCGATCAAGGACACCCTCGACCAGCTCGAACCGGTCACCCAGCAACCGACCCAGGCCCGGCCGGCGCAAGCCTTGTATCACTGGCCGCTGGCGTTGGCCTTGTGGTTGAGCCTGCTGCTGGTCGCGCGCGAATTGTGGCCGGATAACCCGCTGCAACGCCTGTTCACCAAGGAGCTGTATCTGCAAAGTCCGTTGCCTGACTGGCGCGAGCGCCTCAAGCGCCTGCGTCTGCGGAGGCGTCGATGATCGCCCTCTGGCCGCACTGGTTCCGTCCCTGGTGGCTGCTGCTGTTGCCGCTGCTTGGCTGGCTGCTCTGGCAACTCTGGCACCGGCAGAAACGCGCCGGGCGCTGGCAGATGATTCTGCCGCCGGCGTTCCATGCCACGCTGCTTAGCGGCGGTAATGGTCGCGACAGCAAACTGCCATGGGTCGCCCTGGGTGTGGCGTGGCTGCTGACGATTCTGGCGCTGCTCGGGCCGAGCTGGGAACGCGTCGAACAGACCAGCCAGAAACCTGCCGACCCGTTGGTGGTGGTGCTGGAACTGACCCCGGAAATGCTCGCCACCGATTCGCCGCCGACGCGACTGGAACAGGCGCGGCGCAAGCTGTTCGATCTGTTGCAGGCGCGCAGCGATGCGCAGACCGCCATCGTCGTCTACGCCGGCAGCGCGCACACGCTGGTGCCGCTGTCGGATGACCTCGCGACCAGTCGTAATCTGCTCGATGCGCTCAAGCCGTCGCTGATGCCGGAAAGCGGTCATCGCGCCGATCTGGCCGTTGGCAAAGCACTGGCGCTGCTGAAACAGGGCGCGCTGGGTCAGGGGCGGATTCTGCTGATCGGCTCATCGCTGAGCGAAGAGGAACGCCAAGGCATTCGCCGCGCACTCAGCGGACAATCGGCGCAATTGTTGATGCTCGGCATCGGCACCGCTGAAGGTGCACCGATCGCTCAGGAGGACGGCAGTTTCCTCAAGGACGAACAAGGCGCGATTCGCGTGCCGCAACTCGACAGTCCAGGCCTGAGCGCATTCCTCAATAGCGTCGGCGGCGAATACCACCCTGCCCGTCTGGACGAAGGCGATCTAGCTGCCCTCGGCCTGCTCGACGGCCCGCGCAGCCTGCGCGACGACGGCCAGACCGTACGCCTGGATACCTGGGCCGATCAGGGTTACTGGCTGCTGTTGCCGCTGTTATTGCTGGCCGCGTGTGCCGGACGGCGCGGCTGGCTGTTCTGTTTGCCGTTGCTGTTTTGCCTGCCGCAACCGAGCTACGCTTTCGATTTCGAAGACCTCTGGCTGCGCCCCGACCAGCAAGGCCTGCATCTGCTCAAACAGAAACGCCCGGCCGAAGCGGCGCAACATTTTGACGATCACCAGTGGCAAGGGGTGGCGTTGTACGAGGCCGGCGACTACAGTGGCGCCGCCCAGCGTTTCGCCGAAGGCAGCGATGCCCGCGCTCACTACAATCGTGGTAACGCGCTGGCGAAAAGCGGCGAGCTGGACGCAGCGATCGACGCCTATGAACAGGCGTTGGAACTGCAACCGGATTTGCGCCCGGCACAGACCAACAAGGCCCTGGTGGAAAACCTGCTGAAGCAGAAAAACACCCCGCCGCCCGCCGAGCCGGAAAACAAGCCCAGCGAGCAAAACCTGCCCGGCGATGAACCGCCGCCAGCGACTGCACCGCCGCCGGCAGTGAAAAGTGAAACACAAAGCGAGGCGCAGCCCGCCGAGTCGGCCAGCGAACCGCCGCCAACCACACCTCCGCAGCCAGGCCCCGACGAACTACCGGGCAGCGTTGAGGAAGAACAAACCGACACCGTGCCGACCCTGCGCCCGAGCGAGGACAACCTCGAAGGCGAGCAACGCCAGGCACTGGAACAATGGCTGGGCAAGATCCCGGACGATCCGGGCGAATTGCTGCGACGCAAATTCTGGTACGAACAGCAACAACATCAGGATCAGGAAAACACTCGATGAACCGTTTCACCGCGCTCTTGCTGCCCCTGCTGCTCTGCACGGCCACCGCCAATGCAGCCGAGCTGACCGCCAGTGTGGATCGCAGCCGCCTGAATTCCGGCGAGACGGTCGAACTCACTCTCGAAACCAGCGACGTCACCCAGTTCGGCAAACCCGACCTGGCCCCACTGGAACAGCTGTTCGAAGTGCGCGGCACGCGGCAAGTCAACCAGCTCAACACCCTCAATGGCGACAACCGCGCGACCACGCGCTGGATCATCACACTGTTGCCGAAAGAGAACGGCAGCGTGGTCATTCCGCCGTTGCAAGTGGGTGACGTGCAGAGCCAGCCGATCACCGTGCAAGTGGTCGAAAGTGACACCCGTGACGAGAAGAACAACCTTGATCCGGTGTTCATCGAGGCCAGCCTCGACCAGTCCAGTGTTTACGTACAGGCCCAGGCGATTCTGACCCTGCGCATCTACCATTCGGTCTCGTTGTATGACGACAGCAGCCTGACCCCGCTGCAAATCGCCGATGCGCGGGTTGAGCAGTTGGGCGACACCCGCACATACGAAAAAGACATCAACGGTGTGCGCCATGGCGTGATCGAGATGCGCTATGCGATCTATCCGCAGCACAGCGGTTTGCTGACCATTGCGCCGCAGACGTTCAGCGCGACGCTGGTCGACACGCAGCCGGCCCAGGACGCCAGCGCACAAGGGCCAAAGGCCGGCAAATTGATGCGCGTCAGTTCCGCCGAAATCCCCCTGACCGTCAAGCCCAAGCCGCTGACCTACCCCGCCGATGCGCCGTGGCTACCGGCGCGCAGCCTGAGCCTGAGCGAGAGCTGGAACCCGGAGCCGGAGCACATCCAGGTCGGCGACTCCCTGACCCGCAGCCTGACGCTGAAAGTCGAAGGCCTCGCCAGCTCGCAACTGCCAGCGCTGCCCGCCACCGAAGTCAACGGGCTGCGCCGCTATCCGGATCAACCGGTGCTGAGCAACCAGAGCAGCGACCGGGGCCTGATCGGCAGCCGTGAAGAACGCGAAGCGCTGGTGCCGAGCCGCAGCGGCGCAATCGAATTGCCGACCGTCGACGTGGTCTGGTGGAACACCTTCGAAGATCACCTGGAACACAGCAGCCTGCCGGCGCGCACCCTGCAAGTGGCGAACAACCCGAGCCTGCAAGTCGACACCCCGGCCGGCAATCTGCAACCGAGCGTCGTCGATAACGACGTGCTGTGGTGGTGGAAACTCAGCACGCTGATCCTCGCCTGCACCACCCTGCTCGGCTTCGGTCTGTGGTGGCGCGCGCGCTGGCAACCGGCGATCCATCGCGCCGCGCAAACCGGGCCGAGCCCGCGCACCTTGATGGACGACATCAAGCGTGCGAGCCAGGCGAATGACCCGCAAGCAACGCGGCAGGCACTGGATGCGTGGGCGCGGCAGCAGCCGGAGACGCTGGCGGACATGGCGGCGCGGTTTGTGCCGTTGTCGGATGCGCTGGATGGGCTCAATGGTGCGCTGTACAGCGAGACGGGGCAGCATTGGCAAGGTGAGGATTTGTGGCGGGCGATCCGCGCGATTCCGGCGGCGGAACGGGTGCAGGATCCGGTGGGTGACAGCGGGTTGCCGCCGCTTTATCCGAAGTAAAAAATAGCTGAGGAAAATCGGAATCGATAGTTGAATTCGTTGTTACTTGCTCGCCTTCGCGATAGGAGAAAACAAAAGCCTTCCAGTGTTCACCGCGCTTGCCTGCGCTGGCCTGTAATTCGCCTACCAGACGAAGAATGATCGCGCCGTTGATGTCGTTCTCGACGTTCTAGGCCTCTACGCCGTCCTTCTCAACGCACAGCTGCGTCTCAATATATCCTCACCCAGTTCGACACCATAACGAAACGCATCATAGCCATGAACTACGCCGGTTTCGACCAGCTGGAAAATTTCCTGGGCAATTTTTTATATTTTCAGTGATCACTCTATTTACCCCCTGCCAATTTATTCACACTTGATCAACTGCTCTAGAATTCCATGCCGATCAGGTAAGGAAACAATAGTATTTTGAAATACCTCCTCGAGGCTGCCAGACCATCTATAGACCTTGAACTGATCAAGGAATCCCGACACCAAGCGCAGCAACAGACAATAGTCCAGCGCAATCCCACCCTCGTCCATTTCAATAATCATGAGCGTTATTCCAGCCATATCTACTGGCAACACAGCGCCTTCTTTTCGCAGAAATTCTTCTAGACTCTGCCCTTTAAATTTTTCAATTCTTATCCACGGCTCAGAGCTCTGCTTACTGCTCCACTCACGATTGACTTCCCATTTATTGACTTTCAAATCCAAAAAACTGCAATCGCTAAAAACCTCTCTATCCTGAAAATAAGAAACGGGAACGCTTCCCCATGCCTGACTGACCAAAGCGTCTCTCTCAGGCAAGTGAGCCCCTGGTTCCAATACAACAGCATATCTATTGCTCATGAGAGCCCGGTACAGATAACGGACCTGTTTTGCGAAGTGGTTTTTTCTATTTTCTGCAGCCTAAACATAGTCCATCCAGTCATCAGAATTAACAGAGCGTCCCTTTTCAAGGAAAGCCTTGTAGCGCTCCCTGTATTTATCTAGAGAAACATCTGAAACGTTTATGAAAACAAATCCGCTCTGTCTCTCTTCAACAGACAAAGACACTGGATCTATTTTTATCGGAGCACCGCTTACCACAACCCCCGACAATTTTGACCGATGAAATATAAAGCTCTTCCCTCCCGCCAGCGGAAGAATTAGCTCTGCAACGGCAAATATTATCTCCGGCTTTGAAACTTCATACCTATCACCTTCCTCATAGTTTTCCGAGTGGTTTTCCGGAATAAGAAACAATCTGTAATCTATAATTACCAACCATCCTTGCAAGTCAACACAATCGCCAACAGTCACTGTTACTCCCCAATCACAATAGCGCTATATAGAGCCGGGACAGACAACCTTCATTAACCGAGCATCTTCAATCATTCAATATTTGAAACATAAGGGTCAACACCCTCACGGATCAATCGCTCCTGCAGCTCAAACAAAAGCTTCATAACTGCTTCCTCACCCATAGCTGCGGTCAGCGCCTCCTGCTCCGAAATCTCATCCTCACGCATGACATCCACAAGACTGCCCGCGTCGTACTTGATGAAATAACGCTCATGGCGCAGGTAAATTTCCACATCGCGAAATTTGAAAAACACGTTATCCACGCCGCTTCC of the Pseudomonas sp. Seg1 genome contains:
- a CDS encoding tetratricopeptide repeat protein; the protein is MIALWPHWFRPWWLLLLPLLGWLLWQLWHRQKRAGRWQMILPPAFHATLLSGGNGRDSKLPWVALGVAWLLTILALLGPSWERVEQTSQKPADPLVVVLELTPEMLATDSPPTRLEQARRKLFDLLQARSDAQTAIVVYAGSAHTLVPLSDDLATSRNLLDALKPSLMPESGHRADLAVGKALALLKQGALGQGRILLIGSSLSEEERQGIRRALSGQSAQLLMLGIGTAEGAPIAQEDGSFLKDEQGAIRVPQLDSPGLSAFLNSVGGEYHPARLDEGDLAALGLLDGPRSLRDDGQTVRLDTWADQGYWLLLPLLLLAACAGRRGWLFCLPLLFCLPQPSYAFDFEDLWLRPDQQGLHLLKQKRPAEAAQHFDDHQWQGVALYEAGDYSGAAQRFAEGSDARAHYNRGNALAKSGELDAAIDAYEQALELQPDLRPAQTNKALVENLLKQKNTPPPAEPENKPSEQNLPGDEPPPATAPPPAVKSETQSEAQPAESASEPPPTTPPQPGPDELPGSVEEEQTDTVPTLRPSEDNLEGEQRQALEQWLGKIPDDPGELLRRKFWYEQQQHQDQENTR
- a CDS encoding DUF4381 domain-containing protein, whose amino-acid sequence is MNGLEQLQPLISPPPIAFWPPAPGWWLLLLLLPLLGFAVWRLRRFIPMKKRPIVRAEQPLDPVRIAALAELAQMPKPYDGAPAGAWLQQLNGLLKRLCRNHYPYSQSHTLNGRKWLAFLDNRCPAAGLTRWMVLVEGAYKPECKLDDKAIAGLTQAVDTWIRKHV
- a CDS encoding DUF58 domain-containing protein; its protein translation is MNAPLPSEPGIRVSLAELIEMRHRVREVQLFSTPSQRSPLIGLHHSKFRGRGVDFDQVRVYQAGDDVRTIDWRVTARTQEPHTKLFHEERERPIFIMVEQSTRLFFGSGLMFKSVLAAQAAALIGWAALGHNDRVGGLVFGDNEHYEIKPRRSKQSLLQLLNRLVKVNQSLHSEREPDRDAFGVALRRAREVLRPGSLVIVICDERALSDSAEQQLSLLSRHCDLLMLPLSDPLDHALPAAGLLRFAERGAQLELDTLNFDLRQTYRAQAEARIARWELLAQKLRVLLMPLSTQSEMVEQMREFLNPQRPGKGR
- a CDS encoding BatD family protein; translated protein: MNRFTALLLPLLLCTATANAAELTASVDRSRLNSGETVELTLETSDVTQFGKPDLAPLEQLFEVRGTRQVNQLNTLNGDNRATTRWIITLLPKENGSVVIPPLQVGDVQSQPITVQVVESDTRDEKNNLDPVFIEASLDQSSVYVQAQAILTLRIYHSVSLYDDSSLTPLQIADARVEQLGDTRTYEKDINGVRHGVIEMRYAIYPQHSGLLTIAPQTFSATLVDTQPAQDASAQGPKAGKLMRVSSAEIPLTVKPKPLTYPADAPWLPARSLSLSESWNPEPEHIQVGDSLTRSLTLKVEGLASSQLPALPATEVNGLRRYPDQPVLSNQSSDRGLIGSREEREALVPSRSGAIELPTVDVVWWNTFEDHLEHSSLPARTLQVANNPSLQVDTPAGNLQPSVVDNDVLWWWKLSTLILACTTLLGFGLWWRARWQPAIHRAAQTGPSPRTLMDDIKRASQANDPQATRQALDAWARQQPETLADMAARFVPLSDALDGLNGALYSETGQHWQGEDLWRAIRAIPAAERVQDPVGDSGLPPLYPK
- a CDS encoding VWA domain-containing protein, with the protein product MFEFAWPWIFALLPLPWLMRLVLPVADSGEPALKVSFLSDLEGLARRRARANLPAWRQQAPFMLLWLLLLIAAARPQWLGEPLPIAASGRDLLVAVDVSGSMDFPDMQWQDEDVSRLNLVQHLLGDFLESRDGDRVGLILFGSQAYLQAPLTFDRHTVRVWLDEARIGIAGKNTAIGDAIGLALKRLRMRPAQSRVLILVTDGANNGGEIDPLTAAKLAASEGVKIYPIGIGANPEESGSTALLGVNPSLDLDEPALKAIAEVTGGQYFRAHDGKELQAIKDTLDQLEPVTQQPTQARPAQALYHWPLALALWLSLLLVARELWPDNPLQRLFTKELYLQSPLPDWRERLKRLRLRRRR
- a CDS encoding MoxR family ATPase, producing MEHREALLALRTFLSTQILGQEKLIERLLIALLADGHMLVEGAPGLAKTKAIKELAEGIEAQFHRIQFTPDLLPADITGTEIYRPETGSFVFQQGPIFHNLVLADEINRAPAKVQSALLEAMAERQVSVGRSTYELSPLFLVMATQNPIEQEGTYPLPEAQLDRFLMHVKIGFPDAAVERRILQQARGEALNGETKPERRVSQQAIFAARKEILGLYMADAVEEYLVQLVMATRTPAKFDPEMAEWIAYGASPRGSIALDRCARAHAWLAGRDFVSPEDIQAVLFDVLRHRIILSFEAEAAGIDQDRVVQRILDVVAVA